One Micromonospora sp. FIMYZ51 genomic window carries:
- a CDS encoding DUF5956 family protein → MSDTSAAPNAWDTARPFPGPPPGFSDRRDAIDTADGRFWELSESGWDAMLGYLADPATLARCVETRHHQVEVTVIDSTGERTFFVPRTADDQQIIDEGANSYLRDVGLPQRPTGYRWFQRLPGDLTVKDIDEAVYEASRELPRDHHPAEAVPAIRAAMERLYRR, encoded by the coding sequence ATGAGTGATACCAGCGCCGCACCGAACGCCTGGGACACTGCCAGGCCGTTCCCCGGACCACCGCCGGGCTTTTCCGATCGCCGCGACGCCATCGACACTGCTGATGGCCGGTTCTGGGAGCTGAGCGAATCTGGCTGGGACGCGATGCTCGGCTACCTCGCCGACCCCGCCACCCTGGCCCGGTGCGTCGAGACGCGGCACCATCAGGTCGAGGTGACGGTCATCGACAGCACGGGCGAGCGCACGTTCTTCGTGCCGCGCACCGCGGACGATCAACAGATCATCGACGAGGGAGCGAACTCGTATCTGCGGGACGTGGGGCTGCCGCAGCGGCCGACCGGCTACCGCTGGTTCCAACGCCTACCCGGCGACCTCACCGTCAAAGACATCGATGAAGCGGTCTACGAGGCGAGCCGGGAGCTGCCCCGCGACCATCACCCGGCCGAAGCGGTGCCCGCCATCCGCGCGGCCATGGAGAGGCTGTACCGGCGGTGA
- a CDS encoding recombinase family protein, translated as MNSDGESKGLVEHERLLVERAGRLGWAVGEVIVENDMVNGKPKPASAFKRKKVRLADGTTVLRVIRPGFTRLLDRLRHGRSQAVLAVDLDRTVRDPRDLEDLIDVVQETGANAQSLSGSLRFTDGGTDSEITLARVMVTMANKASRDTARRVSAARLRQAINGEWGGGRRPFGFCGGPPQVGIGDPAEYVCRWHGGRDCLAGITRVEAEADVIADCSERLLEGATLRSLAAELREGDVPTVTGAPWSAEGLRDILLRPRNAGFMVYDGKILQGVTAPWKPIIGPEVFFAVRDMLTDPSRRSGPGAAPRWVGTGIYRCGVCTPPGTVTGRPVTVQVTLGGRAPRYKCRQHNHLTRNQAHVDAAVFAHVVYALTHPRAYELLTDPAPEVDVEGLRAQRAAIGQRLKRILADELRGLETREYAREARREAAAMIAEIDEQLHANVGSDPLAPLVNAPDPVKAWRDAPLADKRVVIDRLMTVTILRTQRKGRGFDPATLHIEPKHTLGTLALA; from the coding sequence TTGAACAGCGATGGTGAGAGCAAGGGGCTCGTGGAGCACGAGCGGCTGTTGGTCGAGCGTGCGGGTCGTCTGGGGTGGGCGGTGGGTGAGGTGATCGTTGAGAACGACATGGTTAACGGCAAGCCGAAACCCGCGTCGGCGTTCAAGCGTAAGAAGGTGCGGTTGGCGGACGGGACGACGGTGTTGCGGGTGATCCGGCCGGGGTTCACTCGGTTGTTGGACCGGTTGCGGCATGGCCGGTCGCAGGCGGTGTTGGCGGTGGACCTGGACCGGACGGTGCGTGATCCCCGGGACTTGGAGGATCTGATCGACGTCGTTCAGGAGACGGGGGCCAACGCGCAGTCGCTGTCGGGTTCGTTGCGGTTCACCGATGGTGGGACGGACTCGGAGATCACTCTGGCGCGGGTGATGGTGACGATGGCGAACAAGGCCAGCCGGGACACCGCGCGTCGGGTGAGCGCGGCCCGCCTGCGGCAGGCGATCAACGGGGAGTGGGGTGGGGGGCGGCGGCCGTTCGGGTTCTGCGGCGGCCCGCCGCAGGTGGGCATCGGTGACCCGGCGGAGTATGTGTGCCGGTGGCACGGTGGCCGGGACTGCCTGGCGGGGATCACCCGGGTCGAGGCCGAGGCGGATGTGATCGCGGACTGCTCAGAGCGGTTGTTGGAGGGGGCCACGTTGCGGTCCCTCGCGGCCGAGTTGCGGGAGGGGGACGTGCCGACGGTGACGGGTGCGCCGTGGTCGGCGGAGGGATTGCGGGATATCCTGCTGCGTCCGCGAAACGCGGGGTTCATGGTGTACGACGGGAAGATCCTTCAGGGTGTGACGGCGCCGTGGAAGCCGATCATCGGCCCGGAGGTGTTCTTCGCCGTGCGCGACATGTTGACCGATCCGTCGCGGCGCAGCGGGCCCGGGGCGGCTCCGCGCTGGGTGGGCACGGGCATCTACCGGTGCGGGGTGTGCACACCACCCGGCACGGTGACGGGGCGGCCGGTGACGGTGCAGGTCACCCTCGGCGGGCGGGCGCCGCGCTACAAGTGCCGCCAGCACAACCACCTGACCCGTAACCAGGCGCATGTGGACGCGGCGGTGTTCGCGCACGTGGTGTACGCGTTGACGCACCCGCGCGCGTACGAGTTGCTGACCGACCCGGCCCCGGAGGTCGACGTGGAGGGGTTGCGGGCGCAGCGGGCGGCGATCGGGCAGCGGTTGAAGCGCATCCTCGCCGACGAGTTGCGGGGGTTGGAGACGCGGGAGTACGCGCGCGAGGCCCGGCGGGAGGCCGCCGCGATGATCGCCGAGATCGACGAGCAGTTACACGCGAACGTGGGCAGCGACCCGTTGGCGCCGTTGGTGAACGCCCCGGACCCGGTGAAGGCGTGGCGGGACGCGCCCCTGGCCGACAAGCGGGTCGTGATCGACCGGCTGATGACCGTCACGATCCTGCGCACCCAGCGCAAGGGACGCGGGTTCGACCCGGCCACGTTGCACATCGAACCCAAGCATACGCTCGGCACGCTGGCCCTCGCCTAG
- a CDS encoding DUF892 family protein, with translation MVNGMKSANEVFLFELAAMQDIEREARSILGLLIGARVHNDTLKRIIEDMASASNQHSERIDSCLRHLGTAPLQTRSAPIRGVQEDFQSFLSAFHNDAVRDLFALNTAQRITKLAIAGYEHLTDWATIIGAVTCTQCLLKNLVEKTETSQQLRKLNQTLSEQLLTTAAPAKS, from the coding sequence ATGGTGAACGGAATGAAGTCAGCCAACGAGGTATTCCTCTTTGAACTCGCGGCCATGCAGGACATTGAACGCGAAGCGCGTTCAATTCTGGGACTCCTCATCGGCGCCCGCGTCCACAACGACACACTCAAACGCATAATCGAGGACATGGCCAGCGCCAGCAACCAACACTCCGAAAGAATCGACAGCTGCCTGCGACACCTCGGCACAGCACCCCTGCAAACCCGATCCGCACCCATTCGTGGAGTTCAGGAAGACTTCCAAAGCTTTCTCAGCGCTTTCCACAATGACGCAGTCCGCGACCTGTTCGCCCTCAACACCGCTCAACGCATCACCAAACTCGCCATCGCCGGCTACGAACACCTCACCGACTGGGCGACCATCATCGGAGCCGTCACCTGCACGCAGTGCCTCCTCAAGAACCTCGTCGAAAAGACAGAGACCTCACAACAACTGAGAAAGCTCAACCAAACCCTCAGCGAACAGCTGCTCACCACCGCGGCGCCGGCAAAATCGTGA
- a CDS encoding replication-relaxation family protein: protein MLSVLAEHGVLHTGQVTTLLFGSRPAAARHLGALARAGLVWRFVHDDDPRHVAYYELSAAGAEALTARLREAGRTVPVALGRPGRGEFVVNEFFVGLAAHASKDPRCELFRWRRALEAAVWLREHGVAEVRPSAYGVWIEGGRAVRFVLHVEHTAGAGALSGLAAPPEADVLLGGYRRAPRGVPVAAVLVLCATVEREIEVRRGVAAAPLPVTVGTATLDRLFDASSAAEAIWAVTGAEGLFRLAEVGR, encoded by the coding sequence GTGCTGTCGGTGTTGGCCGAGCACGGGGTGCTGCACACCGGTCAGGTCACGACGTTGCTGTTCGGCAGCCGTCCGGCCGCCGCGCGGCACCTGGGCGCGCTGGCGCGGGCCGGGCTGGTGTGGCGGTTCGTCCACGACGACGACCCGCGCCACGTGGCGTACTACGAGTTGAGCGCGGCGGGGGCGGAGGCGTTGACCGCGCGGCTGCGCGAGGCGGGCCGGACGGTGCCGGTGGCGTTGGGCCGGCCCGGTCGGGGCGAGTTCGTGGTCAACGAGTTCTTCGTCGGGCTGGCCGCCCATGCCAGCAAGGATCCGCGGTGTGAGTTGTTCCGGTGGCGCCGGGCGCTGGAGGCCGCCGTGTGGCTGCGGGAGCACGGCGTGGCGGAGGTGAGGCCGAGCGCGTACGGGGTGTGGATCGAGGGCGGGCGGGCCGTGCGGTTCGTGCTGCACGTCGAGCACACCGCCGGAGCGGGTGCGCTGTCCGGGCTTGCCGCGCCGCCTGAGGCGGACGTCCTCCTGGGGGGCTACCGGCGCGCCCCGCGAGGTGTCCCGGTTGCCGCGGTCCTGGTGCTGTGTGCGACCGTGGAGCGGGAGATCGAGGTGCGTCGTGGCGTGGCTGCCGCGCCGTTGCCGGTGACCGTCGGCACGGCGACCCTCGACCGGCTGTTCGACGCGTCCAGCGCCGCTGAGGCGATCTGGGCCGTGACCGGGGCCGAGGGTCTGTTTCGGTTGGCGGAGGTCGGCCGGTAG
- a CDS encoding ISL3 family transposase — protein sequence MVEDTTRLLGLAGLAVVGVADGSEGPVVDLVTADERARRCPECGTPARRSKGRRVTRPRDLPIGGRRSALRWCKRRWRCDESACGRGSFTEAVAAVPARKRLTARLRAAAGAAVADGGRTVVQSARDHDLSWPVVAAAFASHAAAVLPQQPQPVEVLGIDEIRRGRPKFMLDEATGGWESTVDRWHVGFCDLSGGQGLLGQVEGRTAQVVVDWLLARPPAWREQVRYVAIDMCTIFKSAVGQVLPHAQLVVDHFHLVQLANACVTEVRRRVTVQVRGRRGRKGNREWELRNRLTRNAARMRAEHVDDLQAELAALPARIGEPILAAWNAKEDLLDLLALARTNPDRERVATLLDRFYRRCANADLPELDRLATSVQTWWPQILAFIRTGITNAGSEGTNRVIKTAARDAYGFRNPVNQRLRTRCATTRRTRGHLDPR from the coding sequence ATGGTTGAGGATACGACCCGACTGCTGGGCCTTGCCGGTCTGGCCGTCGTCGGGGTCGCGGACGGGTCGGAGGGTCCGGTGGTGGACCTGGTCACCGCGGATGAGCGGGCACGGCGGTGTCCGGAGTGCGGGACACCGGCGCGCAGATCGAAGGGCCGGCGGGTCACCCGGCCTCGTGACCTGCCGATCGGTGGGCGGCGGTCGGCGCTGCGCTGGTGCAAGCGGCGCTGGCGATGTGACGAGTCAGCCTGCGGGCGGGGGTCGTTCACCGAGGCGGTGGCGGCCGTGCCGGCCCGTAAGCGGTTGACCGCCCGGTTGCGGGCGGCGGCTGGTGCGGCGGTCGCCGACGGCGGGCGCACGGTGGTGCAGTCGGCGCGGGATCATGACCTGTCCTGGCCGGTGGTCGCCGCCGCGTTCGCGTCGCATGCGGCTGCGGTGCTGCCGCAGCAGCCACAACCCGTCGAGGTGCTGGGCATCGACGAGATCCGCCGGGGACGACCGAAGTTCATGCTCGACGAGGCCACCGGCGGGTGGGAGAGCACCGTCGACCGCTGGCACGTCGGGTTCTGCGATCTGTCGGGCGGGCAAGGGCTGCTCGGTCAGGTCGAGGGCCGCACCGCCCAGGTCGTGGTCGACTGGCTCCTGGCACGTCCGCCGGCGTGGCGTGAGCAGGTGCGCTACGTCGCGATCGACATGTGCACGATCTTCAAGTCCGCCGTCGGGCAGGTGCTGCCTCACGCCCAGCTCGTCGTCGACCACTTCCACCTCGTGCAGTTGGCCAACGCCTGCGTCACCGAGGTCCGCCGCCGGGTCACCGTGCAGGTCCGTGGTCGGCGCGGACGCAAAGGCAACCGCGAGTGGGAGCTGCGTAACCGGCTGACCCGCAACGCCGCCCGGATGCGCGCCGAGCACGTCGACGACCTGCAAGCCGAACTCGCCGCGCTACCCGCACGCATCGGCGAGCCGATCCTGGCCGCGTGGAACGCCAAAGAAGACCTACTCGACCTGCTCGCGCTGGCCCGCACCAACCCGGACCGGGAACGCGTCGCCACACTGCTGGACCGCTTCTACCGCCGCTGCGCCAACGCTGATCTGCCCGAACTCGATCGTCTGGCCACCAGCGTGCAGACCTGGTGGCCCCAGATCCTCGCGTTCATCCGCACCGGGATCACCAACGCCGGCTCCGAGGGCACCAACCGAGTGATCAAGACCGCCGCCCGTGACGCCTACGGCTTCCGCAACCCCGTCAACCAGCGACTACGCACCCGCTGCGCCACCACCCGACGAACCCGAGGACACCTCGACCCCCGCTAA
- a CDS encoding replication-relaxation family protein, translated as MPSETTDRLRASGGPSEHLLLLLNDHRVMTTDQLARATATPARTVLYRLEQLRTAALVDYDRPGRQRGSAPHHWWLRPAGARLVTGTSPADGRRPSALFSAHAATITEVWLALREHGPSAGLTLTGWATDRAGWQEWEGSASQWGGTSVKRLTPDAVYEAVLDDGQEVAAFIEVDLASMTQTQLRGKLDRYRAYARDEAWRGRFPYCPPLLLLTTTAHRAVTFTRNAARHLGEKSLPSYGRRLVDDFDLIAAHGRLVVAAAGLVRDPARAVTEHAWTLTDPEAAEVTLTAICTERATTAAAARPAYRRQEAESDRLQRDETLRRLRVNPRPLLPLFGPAAVDLVSYLLDTHHDPADAFTPHLDADPTLDALAEWWRRTPRSSGDTPALRATLTRLHQQAWSHQVRQLAHLAATGEDRPAWYAAAAHLAGRRLLTPAEHHQLGDAPTRDAAQAQVWRYWQPPGHRDEATAPTYPQWRDQQVTAEWTHLSWWQRQRTDRAMLAAAFDVEHLTACARCALTIPAIDTGDCPGCHHTMRLPHDQRHTVTPLTDLIAALLADTTNSR; from the coding sequence ATGCCGTCCGAGACGACTGATCGGCTGCGGGCCTCCGGCGGTCCCAGTGAACACCTGTTACTGCTGCTGAATGATCACCGGGTGATGACCACCGACCAGCTCGCCCGTGCCACGGCGACTCCGGCGCGGACGGTGCTGTACCGGCTGGAGCAGTTGCGCACGGCCGCTCTGGTGGACTACGACCGGCCCGGCCGCCAGCGGGGCAGCGCGCCGCACCACTGGTGGCTGCGTCCCGCCGGAGCCCGCCTGGTCACCGGGACCTCCCCGGCGGACGGACGCCGCCCGTCGGCGCTGTTCAGCGCCCACGCGGCCACCATCACCGAGGTGTGGCTGGCCCTGCGCGAGCACGGCCCCTCCGCCGGTCTGACGTTGACGGGCTGGGCCACCGACCGGGCCGGGTGGCAGGAGTGGGAAGGCTCGGCCTCCCAGTGGGGCGGCACGAGCGTCAAGCGGCTCACCCCGGACGCCGTCTACGAGGCGGTCCTGGACGACGGGCAGGAGGTGGCGGCGTTCATCGAGGTCGACCTGGCCTCGATGACGCAGACCCAGCTTCGGGGCAAGCTGGACCGGTACCGGGCCTACGCCCGCGACGAGGCGTGGCGGGGCCGGTTCCCGTACTGCCCGCCGCTGCTGCTGCTCACCACGACCGCGCATCGGGCGGTCACCTTCACCCGCAACGCCGCCCGCCACCTCGGCGAGAAAAGCCTGCCCAGCTATGGGCGGCGGCTGGTCGACGACTTCGACCTGATCGCCGCGCACGGGCGGCTCGTCGTCGCCGCGGCCGGCCTCGTCCGCGATCCGGCCCGCGCGGTCACCGAGCACGCCTGGACGCTGACCGACCCGGAAGCCGCCGAGGTCACCCTGACCGCGATCTGCACCGAACGCGCCACCACCGCCGCCGCCGCGCGGCCGGCCTACCGGCGGCAAGAGGCCGAGTCCGACCGCCTGCAACGCGACGAGACGCTGCGGCGCCTCCGCGTCAACCCGCGGCCCCTGCTCCCGCTATTCGGCCCGGCCGCCGTCGACCTTGTCAGCTACCTGCTCGACACCCACCACGATCCGGCCGACGCGTTCACACCCCACCTCGACGCCGACCCGACCCTGGACGCCCTCGCCGAGTGGTGGCGGCGCACCCCCCGCTCCAGCGGCGACACGCCCGCCCTACGCGCCACTCTCACCCGCCTACACCAGCAGGCGTGGTCGCACCAGGTCCGCCAACTCGCACACCTCGCCGCCACCGGCGAGGACCGGCCCGCCTGGTACGCCGCCGCCGCGCACCTCGCCGGGCGGCGCCTACTCACCCCCGCCGAGCACCACCAGCTTGGCGACGCCCCCACCCGCGACGCCGCGCAGGCGCAGGTGTGGCGCTACTGGCAGCCACCAGGCCACCGTGACGAGGCCACGGCACCGACCTACCCGCAGTGGCGCGACCAGCAGGTCACCGCCGAGTGGACCCACCTGTCCTGGTGGCAACGCCAACGCACCGACCGCGCGATGCTCGCCGCCGCCTTCGACGTCGAGCACCTCACCGCCTGCGCCCGCTGCGCGCTCACCATCCCCGCCATCGACACCGGCGACTGCCCCGGCTGCCACCACACCATGCGCCTGCCCCACGACCAGCGCCACACCGTCACCCCGCTGACCGACCTCATCGCGGCGCTGCTCGCCGACACCACCAACAGCCGCTGA
- a CDS encoding glycogen debranching N-terminal domain-containing protein: MKPLVNILDGNTFLVSDRQGDVDPSPVFPTGLFSYDTRFLSTWLLTIDGGRLTALSVDDLQYFESRFFLVPGEPTHYVDTDISVIRHRTIGGSFDEDLAVLNEGNKSANLVVRVEMGADFADLFEVKNPTRKAAPVTVAVRDGMLCFTYRRGNFERQTVVSSSVAGDVDEHGMTFRIQVPAHAEWRTRLHVATNILGAQQRDFRDSLRLHRPRSAAQISEELAGWLDRTPRLVSDSETLTSTYRRSLTDLAALRYTSVSTATHLVAAGLPWFMTLFGRDSLFTCLQSLPFLPHLTPPIITALALAQGSRFDDFRDEEPGKILHELRYGESAGFGEQPHSPYFGSADSTMLFVILLDEYHRWTGDDSLPKRFEMEARAALDWIDTYGDLLGTGYVWYQTRNPETGLQNQCWKDSWDSISYADGRLPGFPRATCELQGYAYDAKKRGARLARLLWDDPTYAHRLEQEAADLKDRFNRDFWVGDGRFYALALDAEGGQVDALSSNIGHLLWSGIVDQRRAADVVGHLLGARLFSGWGIRSLATGNGRYNPLGYHVGTVWPFDNSIIAWGLWRYGFREEASIICKALFDAARYFDGRLPEAFAGYDRKRTKYPVEYPTACSPQAWSAGTPLLLIRVMLGLQPHGNHLVVDPALPDSIRRIELLDIPGRWGVVDALGRRRPDTNHNERDSASRS, encoded by the coding sequence ATGAAACCGCTGGTCAACATTCTTGACGGCAACACGTTTTTGGTCAGCGACCGGCAGGGGGATGTTGATCCCTCGCCTGTTTTTCCCACAGGACTGTTCTCCTATGACACCCGCTTTTTGTCTACTTGGCTGTTGACCATCGACGGCGGTCGGCTTACCGCGTTGTCGGTGGATGACCTGCAGTATTTCGAGAGCCGGTTTTTCCTGGTGCCGGGTGAGCCGACCCATTACGTGGACACCGACATCTCGGTGATCCGTCACCGCACGATCGGTGGCAGCTTCGATGAGGATCTTGCGGTGCTCAACGAGGGAAATAAGTCAGCGAATCTGGTCGTCAGGGTCGAAATGGGCGCGGACTTCGCGGACCTGTTCGAGGTCAAGAACCCAACGCGGAAGGCGGCGCCGGTCACGGTCGCCGTCCGTGATGGCATGCTGTGTTTCACCTATCGTCGGGGCAACTTCGAACGGCAAACAGTGGTGTCCAGCAGCGTGGCCGGCGATGTCGATGAGCACGGCATGACCTTCCGGATTCAGGTTCCCGCACACGCCGAGTGGCGCACCCGGCTGCATGTGGCGACGAATATTCTGGGCGCACAGCAGCGCGACTTCCGGGACAGCCTGCGCCTGCACCGTCCCCGATCCGCGGCGCAGATCTCCGAGGAGTTGGCCGGATGGCTGGACAGGACGCCACGGCTAGTCAGCGACAGCGAGACGCTCACATCGACCTACCGGCGCAGCCTGACCGATCTTGCAGCGCTGCGGTACACCTCGGTCAGCACCGCCACTCACCTGGTCGCCGCTGGTCTGCCGTGGTTCATGACCCTGTTCGGCCGCGACAGCCTGTTCACCTGTCTGCAGTCTCTGCCCTTCCTGCCACATCTCACACCGCCGATCATCACCGCGCTGGCGCTGGCCCAAGGGTCTCGCTTCGATGACTTTCGCGATGAGGAGCCTGGCAAGATTTTGCACGAACTGCGCTACGGAGAATCAGCCGGCTTCGGGGAACAACCGCATTCTCCCTACTTCGGTTCCGCCGACTCAACCATGCTGTTCGTGATTCTTCTCGACGAGTACCACCGATGGACCGGCGACGACTCGCTTCCGAAACGGTTCGAGATGGAGGCCCGGGCCGCACTCGACTGGATCGACACCTACGGCGATCTGCTCGGCACCGGATATGTGTGGTACCAGACACGCAACCCCGAGACGGGATTGCAGAACCAGTGCTGGAAGGACTCGTGGGACTCGATCTCCTATGCCGACGGCCGGCTGCCCGGCTTTCCGAGAGCCACCTGCGAGTTGCAGGGCTACGCCTACGACGCGAAGAAGCGGGGCGCCCGGCTCGCTCGACTGCTGTGGGACGACCCGACCTACGCGCATCGGCTGGAGCAGGAGGCGGCCGATCTCAAGGACCGGTTCAACCGGGACTTCTGGGTCGGCGACGGCCGGTTCTACGCCTTGGCACTGGACGCCGAGGGCGGGCAGGTGGACGCCCTGTCATCCAACATCGGGCACCTGCTTTGGAGCGGCATTGTCGACCAACGGCGCGCCGCCGACGTCGTCGGCCACCTACTCGGAGCACGGCTCTTCTCCGGCTGGGGGATCCGCTCGCTCGCCACCGGAAACGGCCGCTACAACCCGCTGGGATATCACGTGGGGACGGTGTGGCCGTTCGACAACTCGATCATCGCCTGGGGCCTCTGGCGGTACGGGTTCCGGGAGGAAGCCAGCATCATCTGCAAAGCGCTGTTCGACGCCGCGCGATACTTCGACGGCCGCCTTCCAGAAGCATTCGCTGGATACGATCGGAAGCGAACAAAGTATCCCGTAGAATACCCAACGGCGTGCAGCCCACAGGCATGGTCCGCAGGAACGCCGCTGCTCCTAATCCGGGTGATGCTCGGACTGCAACCTCACGGCAACCACCTCGTCGTCGACCCCGCGCTTCCTGACAGCATCAGACGCATCGAACTACTAGACATTCCCGGCCGGTGGGGAGTCGTGGACGCCCTCGGCCGACGACGACCGGACACCAACCACAACGAACGAGACAGCGCCTCTCGCAGTTGA
- a CDS encoding SCP2 sterol-binding domain-containing protein, which yields MSPTRQELTRARETFFRSLSSRAGHVLPGWVAGVVLISVEDGGGGEFWRVAMRDRNVVVGKGSEPADATVTLSTGLFHDLITGNDQLIAAMLRNEAAVMGKVALLLVFRRFFPSAPGSGDPRDRVDGCRWRERMDETVARSRPAERA from the coding sequence ATGTCGCCGACGAGACAGGAGCTGACACGCGCGCGGGAGACGTTTTTCCGGTCGCTGTCGTCTCGTGCGGGGCACGTGCTTCCGGGCTGGGTCGCTGGTGTGGTGTTGATCAGTGTGGAGGACGGGGGCGGTGGGGAGTTCTGGCGTGTGGCGATGCGTGACCGGAACGTTGTCGTGGGCAAGGGCAGCGAGCCGGCCGATGCCACAGTCACGTTGTCGACTGGCCTGTTCCACGACCTGATCACGGGGAATGATCAGTTGATAGCCGCGATGCTGCGTAATGAGGCGGCGGTGATGGGGAAAGTTGCACTGTTGTTGGTTTTTCGGCGGTTCTTTCCCTCCGCGCCCGGGTCGGGTGATCCGAGGGACCGGGTCGATGGCTGCCGTTGGCGGGAGCGGATGGATGAGACCGTCGCCCGGAGCCGGCCGGCGGAGCGAGCATGA
- a CDS encoding STAS domain-containing protein: MSDRLTATIAANPIVDVDLAAVTFIDSTVISVLVSAHHAATLAGGALTLLHPTGQVKRVLTVTGILPLLGPDNCETRAEGAHHE, translated from the coding sequence TTGAGCGACCGGCTGACCGCCACCATCGCCGCCAACCCGATCGTCGACGTCGACCTGGCCGCCGTGACCTTCATCGACTCCACCGTCATCAGCGTGCTCGTCTCCGCTCACCACGCCGCCACCCTCGCCGGCGGCGCCCTGACCCTGCTGCACCCCACCGGCCAGGTTAAGCGCGTCCTCACCGTCACCGGCATCCTGCCGCTGCTCGGCCCCGACAACTGCGAGACGCGGGCCGAGGGAGCGCATCATGAGTGA
- a CDS encoding BON domain-containing protein, producing the protein MTTTTTARTDEQLQRDVLAEMHWDPRVQPNEIGVSAKDGVVTLTGWVDSYVKKWAAEEAAHRVRGVKAVANDLEVRLPTAAERNDADLAAAATRALEWDALVPSQNIHVTVTKGWVTLSGEVEWEYQRRSAKRAVQRLSGVRGVTNQISIRPRLKVDVAAARNRIEEALIRAVDTPGERLSVTIEGDKVVLAGVVRSWSEREEAARVAWSTPGVTSVENRIVVMPDA; encoded by the coding sequence ATGACCACCACGACCACGGCCCGCACCGACGAACAACTCCAAAGGGACGTGCTGGCCGAGATGCACTGGGACCCCCGCGTCCAACCAAACGAGATCGGTGTGTCCGCCAAGGACGGTGTGGTAACCCTGACGGGATGGGTGGATTCATACGTAAAGAAGTGGGCGGCCGAGGAGGCGGCACATCGAGTGCGGGGCGTGAAGGCGGTCGCCAACGACCTCGAAGTCCGTCTGCCTACCGCAGCGGAACGCAACGACGCGGATCTGGCAGCGGCAGCGACACGGGCCTTGGAGTGGGACGCCCTGGTGCCGAGCCAGAACATCCACGTCACCGTCACCAAGGGTTGGGTGACGCTCAGCGGAGAGGTCGAGTGGGAGTATCAGCGGCGCTCCGCAAAGCGGGCGGTGCAGCGCCTGTCGGGAGTACGGGGAGTCACGAATCAGATCTCAATCCGGCCCCGGTTGAAGGTGGACGTAGCGGCGGCACGCAACAGGATCGAGGAGGCTCTCATCCGTGCCGTAGACACACCGGGCGAACGGCTAAGCGTGACCATCGAAGGCGACAAGGTCGTCCTAGCCGGCGTTGTCCGATCCTGGAGTGAACGCGAAGAAGCCGCCCGAGTTGCCTGGTCGACACCGGGTGTGACGTCGGTGGAGAACCGGATCGTTGTCATGCCCGATGCCTGA
- a CDS encoding NUDIX domain-containing protein: MTLAPTHPVDVLLILTDGDHVLLALRDGTGFADGQWNLPSGKLELGEDAISALVREAAEEIGVRLDRDEPRMVATVHHRNSAGAGRVGLVFAAPHDPARHGEPVNNEPHKCAKIEWFPADMLPSHTYPYTAACLAAWRAGAPLRLSGWR, from the coding sequence GTGACCCTGGCACCCACGCACCCCGTTGACGTGCTGCTCATCCTCACCGACGGCGATCACGTCCTGCTCGCGCTACGGGACGGCACCGGATTCGCCGACGGCCAGTGGAACCTGCCCAGCGGCAAGCTGGAACTCGGCGAAGACGCGATCAGCGCGCTCGTCCGGGAAGCGGCCGAGGAGATCGGCGTGCGACTGGACCGAGACGAGCCACGCATGGTCGCCACCGTGCACCACCGCAACAGCGCCGGAGCCGGGCGGGTGGGCCTCGTCTTCGCCGCCCCGCACGACCCCGCCCGCCACGGCGAACCAGTCAACAACGAACCGCACAAGTGCGCCAAGATCGAATGGTTCCCGGCGGACATGCTGCCGTCCCACACCTACCCCTACACCGCCGCCTGCCTAGCCGCCTGGCGCGCCGGCGCACCGCTGCGCCTCAGTGGATGGCGATAG
- a CDS encoding CBS domain-containing protein, whose product MAKAGDIMHRGAECIGEDETLEVAARKMRDMRVGSLPICGNDQRLHGIVTDRDIVIRCIAEGGDPRTTTARELAQGTPVWVDAQATEDEVLRLMEQHQIRRLPVIENRRLVGMISEADLATHLGEHKVAQYTDRIYSAPPNL is encoded by the coding sequence ATGGCCAAGGCCGGAGACATCATGCACCGCGGCGCGGAGTGCATCGGCGAGGACGAGACTCTGGAGGTGGCCGCGCGGAAGATGCGAGACATGCGGGTCGGATCTCTGCCGATCTGCGGTAACGACCAGCGCCTGCACGGCATCGTCACCGATCGGGACATCGTCATCCGGTGCATCGCCGAGGGGGGCGACCCGCGTACCACCACGGCACGTGAACTAGCTCAGGGCACGCCAGTCTGGGTCGACGCCCAGGCCACCGAGGACGAGGTGCTACGGCTGATGGAGCAGCACCAGATCCGGCGGCTGCCGGTGATAGAGAACCGCCGCCTAGTCGGGATGATCAGTGAGGCGGACCTCGCCACACACCTGGGGGAACACAAGGTGGCCCAGTACACGGACCGGATCTACTCGGCACCGCCGAACTTGTAG